From the Halobacterium zhouii genome, the window GACGCCGGACGGCGAGGTGAAGCGCGGCCAGGTGCTCGAGTCCAGCGACGACTTCGTCGCCATCCAGGTCTTCGAGGGCACCGAAGGTATCGGCCAGGACGCCTCCGTGCGATTCCTCGGAGAGACCCTGAAGATGCCCGTGACCGAGGACCTCCTCGGTCGCGTGCTGGACGGGTCGGGCAACCCCATCGACGACGGTCCCGACATCGTCCCCGAGGAGCGCCGCGACATCATCGGCGCGGCGATCAACCCGCACGCGCGGGAGTACCCCGAGGAGTTCATCCAGACGGGCGTCTCCTCCATCGACGGGATGAACACGCTCGTGCGCGGACAGAAACTCCCGATCTTCTCCGCGTCGGGCCTGCCGCACAACGAACTCGCGCTCCAGATCGCGCGGCAGGCGACGGTGCCCGAGGAAGCGAGCGAGGAGGTCGACGAGGACGACGACGAGGAGAGCAGCGAGTTCGCCGTCGTCTTCGGCGCGATGGGTATCACCGCCGAGGAGGCCAACGAGTTCATGGAGGACTTCGAGCGCACCGGCGCACTCGAGCGCTCGGTCGTCTTCATGAACCTCGCGGACGACCCCGCCGTCGAGCGGACGGTCACGCCGCGACTCGCGCTCACGACCGCCGAATACCTCGCGTTCGACAAGGGCTACCACGTCCTCGTCATCCTCACGGACATGACGAACTACTGTGAGGCACTGCGCGAGATCGGCGCGGCCCGCGAAGAGGTGCCGGGACGCCGGGGCTACCCCGGGTACATGTACACCGACCTCGCCGAACTCTACGAGCGCGCCGGCCGCATCGAGGGCGTCGAGGGGTCTGTCACCCAGATTCCCATCCTCACGATGCCGGGCGACGACGACACCCACCCGATTCCGGACCTCACGGGGTACATCACCGAGGGCCAGATCATGATGGATCGGGACCTCAACAGCCAGGGCGTCCAGCCACCGACGGACGTGCTGCCGAGTCTCTCCCGCCTGATGGACGACGGCATCGGTGAGGGGCTCACCCGGGAGGACCACGGCGACGTCTCCGACCAGTTGTACGCGGCGTACGCGGAGGGCGAGGACCTCCGCGACCTCGTGAACATCGTCGGTCGCGAGGCGCTCAGCGAGCGCGACAACAAGTACCTCGACTTCGCAGACGCCTTCGAGAGCGAGTTCGTCGACCAGGGCTTCGACACCGACCGTTCCATCGACGACACCCTCGAGGCCGGCTGGGACCTCCTCTCGATGCTGCCCAAGGAGGAACTCAACCGCGTCGACGAGGAACTCATCGAGGAGAACTACCGCGAGAGCGTCGAAGCCGAGGCGTAACGCCGCTCTTCGAGTTCTGTTTTCTTCGCTTCGTTCGAGAACGCACTTGGACAGCCACTGCGCGGTAGACGCGTGACGGCTGACTGAGCGTTCAGCGCGGAACCCCCGAGAGAAGAATCGACTGGCTACCGGAGGCCGTGGACGTACGTCTGGTCGTGGTCGGGGAACACGTCACGGATGGCGTCCTCGCCGTCCTCGTCGGCGAGCACTGCGCGGAGTTCCGCCTCGTAGTCCGAGCGCGGGATCTCCTCGCTCGGCCCGACCTCGACGTCGAGTTCGGCGTTCACGAGTCGGTCGACGGCGCCCCGGCCGAATCCGGAGAGCGGGGAGAGGTAGTCGACGTCGTGGCGGTCCTCGAGGCTCTGGGCCTGCGCGCGCGAGACGGTGGGGACGCGGTCGTCGCGGCGCGTGCCGTCGGCGACGGCGTCGACGTCCAGGGCCGCGACGGCCTCCAGCGCGTGCTCGTGGACGTGCTGGATGCCGTTCCGGGGGTAGCCGTCCGTGCGCATCTTCTCGACGGCGTCGTCCGCGACGTCCGGGTCGAGTTCGAGCGCGCGGAAGTCGAAGCCGGCGGCGTCGGCGGCGTCCCGGGCGTGCTGCCAGGCGTCGGTGACGCCGAAGTGCGCGGTGACGAGCGTGACGTCGTAGAACCGCTCGAGAACGAGCGCGGCGAGCGTAGAGTCCTTTCCGCCGCTGTAGAGTAACGCGAGGTCCATCGACTACCGGCGCTGGATGTCGAAGCTCTGGGAGTCGGGCTTCAACTCGCGCAGGATGGACTTCATCTGTTCTTCGTCGATCTGGTCCTGGAGGCGGCCGGACTGGGCGAGCGCGAGCACCTGCTGTTCGACCTTCTCCGCGAACTCGGGCTTGCTCATGCGGATGGTGTTGAGGCGCTTTCGCGCGCCGTCGCTGAGGTGCTGGCGGAGCATCGCCTGCTTTTGCTGTTCGGCCTGCTCCTGCTGGGCCTGCCGCGCGGCCTGGCCGTCCTCGCCGCCACCGCCCTGTTGCTGTTTCATCTCCTCCATCTTCTGCTTGCGCAGCTCCTCGATTCGCTCGTCGTCTGGGTTCTCGCTCATGTTGCTCGAAGGTTGTCGTCGAATCCGGTTAATTGTAACGCCCCGGGACGAGCGTGGCGCTACGGGCTGGCACCGAATGGAGAGACTGTGGCGCGTCAGTAGAGGTATTTGCGCACCACAGAGCCCGTTCGTGGAGCGATAGAAGATGCGTGGATTCCTGGGGCTTACAGGCGACGCCGCGATGACAGGCCGGTTCGTCGCGCTCCCGCCTCGACCGGGCCTGCACGATTCGTCAACTCACGCCCCGGGTTGGTCCCGCCCTCCTATTTGAATCTGTGTAGCCGGTAGCAATCGGCAGTCGAACCAGCCGGTAGTAGCATTCGCGGACCGAGTGGCTTGCAAAGCCCGAGGCCCGCGATTCACTGAGCGCGAGCGGAGCGAGCGCTCAGGCCGACGACTGAACGGCGCGCTCGCAGAGCGCAGAGTGAAGGAGGAGTGCTTTTTTCCCCAAGTTTTTGCAAGCGAACGGCCGAAGGCCGTGAGCGCAGGAAAAAGTGGGAGTTAGGCGTACCGCTCGAGTTCGGGGCGGTCGAGATTCTCGATGACGGTGTTGGCAGTGTTGTCGAGGAGGCTGCGACCGTCGCTGGTGACGATGCGGCCTTCGCTGCCCTGCTGCATGACGAGGTCTTCGTCCTCGAGTTGCTGGAGGATGGTGCGGACGACGTTCCGGGAGCCGGTTTCACTGGAGGGCGGGGAGACGACGTAGCGCGTGGAGCCGTCCTTGGTGTCGCCGTAGGCGCTGGCGAGTCGTTTCACGCCGACGGGGCCGTCTATGGCCACCTTGCGGAGAATGCTGGCGGCGCGGCGCGCCCAGAAGTCGTCCTGTTTCGGGGGGAGTTCGCGGCCGACGCCGGTCTTCGCGAACTGCGCCCAGTCGGGTTCCTCGAGTCGGTCCTCGAGCTCCGCGGCGAGCTCGTCGATGAACTCGTCAGCAGGAGCGTCGTAGAGGGTTGCCATTGGCGAGATTTCTCGTCGGATTCGTTTAAAGCCATCGTTAGGAGGCCGTGCGGCTCTCGAGGGCGACGACGGAGAGGCCGCCGAGGGCGGTGGGGAGCCAGTAGGTTGCCGCGCGGAAGACGATGGCGGCAGCCCCGGCAGTGGCCGTGGAGACGCCGGTCGTGGGGACGAGGATGAGGATGATGGCGGCTTCCACGCCGCCGGTGCCGCCGGGGAGTGGGGTGATGCTGGCGATGGTTGCGACGGGGACGACGACGAACGCGATGGCGAACGGGACGGAGTGACCGAGCCCACGGATAGAGAGCCAGAGCGCGACGCACATCACGAACCAGCCGGCGGCGGAGAACGCGGCGGCGACGAGAATCCGGCGGCGGTCGCTGGCGACGCGGCCGATGGCGCGGAAGAACCCGTCGACGTGCGTGCGTATCTGGTCGCGGTCGGGGGCGGTAAAGCCCGGGATGACGCGACTGACGGCGCCGAACAGCGGGGTGAGAACGCCGACAAGCCCCGAGCGAACTCGCTCGCGGAACCGCCAGCCGAGGTAGACGGCGAGGGGGAGCGCCAACGCAAGTGCGACGACGACGAGGGCGATGTCCCTGACGCGGTCGAGGACGGTGTACTGGAGTGCGTAGTACGCGAGGCCGAGGAGCGCGAACGCGAGCGACGGGACGAGGTTGATGGAGTCGACGCTGGCGATGGCGGCGAGGCCGCTCTCGTACTCGGCGTCGGTCGCACGGGAGATGATGTAGCCGCTGAACGGTTCGCCGCCGGCCTGGCCGAACGGCGTGATGTTGTTGGCGAACGCCGCGCTGGCGTACAACAAGATCGCCGTGGTCCGCGAGACCGGGATGCCGAGTGCGGCGAGAACGGCGCGCAGCGACAGCCCCCACGCGACGAGCCAGCCGACTCCGAGGGCGGCGAGGGTGGCGGCGGTGGTGGCGTCGAGGAGTGCCAGCGCGTTCGCAACGTCCTCGATGCCGACGAGGAACACGAGCAGCGCGAGCACGAGCAGCGAGCCGACGAATCCGACGGCGACCTTCGTCTCGTCGACGTCCATGCTGTCCGGGTGGAGACGGGGCGCCAGTGTAAACCCACCGGGATGACTCGAAGCAGGCGTCGGCAGGGGGGTCGGAGCCAGGGCGTTGGTCGGTCGTGGCGGGGCCAGAGCATTGGTCGGTCGTGTCGGGCCCGGGGCCCGTGGGGTGCGCCGGCAACAGGGAGTCTGCGAGCGCATCCCGGGCGTTTTAGGCGGTGGCCGCGAACGTCGGTGCATGGACGAACAGGCGGCGCTGGACATCGTGTCCGGGTTCGTGGACGCAGCGGGCGACGACGCGGCAGTGGTCGACGGCACGGCGTTCACCATCGACATGCTCCACGAGACGACGGACTTCCCGCCGGGGACGACCCGCTACACGGCGGGGTGGCGCGCGGTCGGCGCGAGCCTCTCGGACGTGGCGGCGATGGGCGGCGACGCGTCGGCGGCGGTCGCGGTGTACGGCGCACCCGAGTTTGCGGACGACGAGTTGGCGGCGTTTCTGGACGGTGCGAGCGACGTCTGTGAGGGCGTCGGCGCGGAGTACGTCGGTGGTGACCTGGACGGACACGACGAGTTCACGGTCGCGTCGGCGGCCATCGGTGACGTGGAGCGGCCCGTCGGCCGGGGCGGCGCGTCGTCCGGCGAGAAAGTCGCGGTGACGGGGACGCTCGGCCGGAGCGCCACGGCGGTCGCGCTGTTCGATGCGGGCGAGACGGAGCGCGCGAACGACCTGTTCTGCTTCGAGCCGCGCGTCGCCGCGGGGCGCGCGCTGGCCGAGCACGCGACCGCGATGATGGATTCGAGTGACGGCCTCGCGCGCTCGCTCCACCAGTTGGCCGCGGCCAGCGACTGCGGGTTCGCCGTCGAGGGCGACCGCGTGCCGGTCGACGAGAGCGTGCGCGAGGTGACAGCGGACCCGCTCGACACTGCCGTGACGTTCGGGGAGGACTTCGAACTCGTCGTGACCCTGCCTGCGGACAGCGTGACGGCCGCGCGTGCGGCGTCACCGACGCCGTTGTCTGTCGTCGGCGAGGTCACCGACTCCGGCGTGACACTCGACGGTGAACCGCTCGCGGACCGCGGGTGGACGCACTAGTCCGACCGGACGGCGAGAATCAGAACGACGAGATTCCGGCGGTGTCGCCGAGGCGCCCGGTCGACGCCAGCCGGGTCATCACACGATTCTGATGGGGATGGGCATGAAGCAGAGCGCGCCGAGCGCGAACGTGAGCAGTCCGAGTGCGACGCGCTTCCGGTCGAGAGGTTCCTCGTCGATAGGGCGGGCCGACCCCATGTACGAGACGATCGTCGTGAGGAACCCCCACATGATCCAGATACCGGCGGCGTTGCCGGCGTCGCCGACCACCCAGAGGTAGCCGCCGAGCGAGAACAGGGCTGCGGGGACGAGCGGAGCGAGGCGCTCTGCGCCCTCGCCGAGGATCGAGCGGAGGATGTGGCCGCCGTCGAGTTGGCCGACGGGGATGAGGTTGAGGAACGTGATGAACATCCCGACCCACCCACCCATCACGACCGGATTGACGGACAGCGACGGGTCACTGTAGGAGAGTGGTTGACCGACGACGGCGGCGACAGCGCGAAGCAGCAGTGGGTACGCGAATTTTACCTGCACTGCGCTGCTCGAGGAGACGACGTCGGGCGGCACGTGCACCGGCGGCAAGAGTAGGCCGACAGCGGTGACGACGACGGCGGCGACGAGGCCTGCGAGCGGTCCCGCGGCACCGATGTCGAACAGCGCGTCGCGGTCGGGCATCTGGCCGCGCATTCGGATGACGGCGCCCATCGTGCCGAACAGCGACGGGAAGGGGATGAAGTACGGGAGGCTGGCGTCCACGTCGTGGTACTTGCTCATCGCGTAGTGGCCGAACTCGTGGGTGCCGAGCACGCCGAGTACGGCGACGGTGAACGGGAGCGCGCGGAGCACGTCGAGCGAGAGTGGGTCCTGGACGTAGTACCAGGCAGTTCCGACGAACAGCGTGGAGAGGACGGTGGCGACGAACAGCGCGACGTTCTTCCAGGGGACGCCGTCGCGTCCGGTCTCGTGGGGTTCGGCGACGAGCACGAGTTCTCCGGTGCGACGCGCGACCCTGACCTCGTAGCCGTGGTCGCGGAACGTCGGCCAGACCGTCTCGACGAGGGTCTGGTGGTCCGTCGTCGGATCGCCGTAGTAGAGCACGTCGTCGCCGTCCTTGCGGACCTCGTACACCTGGAAGACGGAGTCGATGGCCGCGGGCTCCGGTGCACCATCGGGCGACTGAACCGACATCACAGTTGTGTAACGCGGCCAGCCGTTTAAATACTTAGACGAGACGAGGACGGCGAGGCGACAGCGAAGCGGAGCGGGGTGACAGAGAAGCGAAGAGAGTGGTGGGAAAGGAGGCGGAAGTAAAGAAGCAACAGAGTAGTGGAATTCGGGACCTCAGAGCGGCGAGATGAGGGTGTAGAGCGTGTGATATTCCCGGAAATCGAGTGGATTCGGGGGAAAACGGTTCCAGCAGGAACCCGAGCGGCCCGGGCCACAGACTCAACCGGGCTATCCAGGGGCGAAGACGGGCTAGATACGAGTTCAGGCTGGCTGGACCCGCCAGGTGGTCGCGCTCGTGTACGACCACTTCTCGATCTCGAGGTCCGTGGCGGACTTCGAGAGTTTCACCATGAGCGCGCCGATCTCCTTGGGCGAGAGGTCGACCTCGTCGGCGATGAACTTGCTCTTGAAGTACAGTTCGCCGTCCTCGGCCTTCTCGCGGAGGAACGTCTTCAGGCGGCTTTCCTTGTCCTGCGATTCGGTAGCGGTGGAGGACTGCTGGGTTGCGCTCATCTGTCTGGCCTCGCTCCACCCTACCGGCGCCGGGGGGTTATAAAGCGGTGAACGTTAGGATTACTTCGGGCAATTTCACCCTAGGCTCACGTTTCTTGGACGTTTCAATACCGTTCGAAATTCGTTTAGACATTTTATAAAGCCTGCAAATCGTTCCGTTCGGATTACTAGTTGTAGAATTATCGTCAGACGTGTAGACGACGGCTAATCGTTCGAACCGCCGTTTCGGCGGGCTACGAACGGTCGTGAACCCAAAATTCGTCCTCGATGGTGACTTCCTTCTTGAACAGCGGCACCTCGTCTTTCAGGCGGTCGATGCCGTCCTCGACGGTACGAAACGCCTCGCGGCGGTGGCCCGCGAGCACGGCGACGAAGACGATGTCCTCGCCCGCCTCGACCCGGCCGACGCGGTGGTGCAGGCGCACCTCAAGCACGCCGTCGCGCGCCTCGAGTTCCTCGCGAATGGTCGCCATGCGGTCGTCCGCGACGCCGTCGTACTTCTCGAACGTGAGCGCCTCTGTGCGCTCGTCGTCTTCCTCGTCTCGTTCGCGGACGCGGCCGGTGAACGTGGCGATAGCGCCCGCGTACTCCGCCATCGAGGAGCGTTTCAGGTCCGCGACGAGCGACTGGAGCGTCGCGAACCGCTCGACGCTGTCTGCGAGTTCGACCGCTGCGTCGAGATTCGGGTCGGCTGGTTCCACGCGAAGCGCGGGAGAGTCGACGTCCGCGTCGCCGACCGCAATCTGGGGGACGCGCGCCTCCGGCCGGTCGACGAGGAGCGCGTAGTCGTGGTCGCGCGCGAGTTCGTCGAGCACGTCGTCGACCGAGCGCCCGCCGCCGACGCCGGTCCACCCGTCGCCGACGACGTACGCGGTCCAGTCCGGCGCGTCCGTCTCCCCGGGCCGAACGACGCCGACGCGGCCGCGGTCTGCGAGGCGGTCGGCAAGAGCGTCCGCGAACGCGTCCGCCTCGGGGCCGACAATACCGAGCAGTTGCATGCCTGAAACTGGGGCGTCTCGGGGCTTGTAGGTGTCGGCGCTACGCCCGAACGCGACGCCAGACGCGCTGGCCCACCGCGAGGAGCGCGAACGCAACGACGACCGTGAGTGACGCCACTGGCTCCGAAGGCAGGACGAGGAGTGACGCGACCGAGTAGACCGTCCACAGGGCGGCGAGTCCGACGACGACAGCGCGGGCCGGCGGCAGGTCGCCGAACTGGTAGTTCCAGCCCGCGACGAACACCGCGAGCAAAACGAAGGATGGGACGAGGACGAGCGGAGAGACGAGTGCAACCATACGGGCCGCTCGGAGACCGCGTGGATAGTGGTTCTGTCACCTCGCAGCGGAAACGCGTCCGCCTACACCACGGGAGTTGACAACCCTTAAGGCTGCAACCGAGCTACTCCGCTGTAGTATGCGAGTCGTGATTTCTATCGGCGGCAGTGTTCTCGCGCCCGACCTCGCCCACGAGCGAGTGGAGGACCACGCGGCCGCCATCGAGCGCCTGTCCGACGCCGGCTGTGAGATTGGGGCCGTCGTCGGCGGGGGCGGTGTCGCACGCGAATACATCCACACCGCCCGGTCGCTCGGCGCGAACGAGATTGAACTGGACGACATCGGCATCGACGTCACGCGCCTCAACGCGCGCCTGCTCATCGCGGCCCTCGACGGTCGCGCCGCGCCGAGTCCCGCCAAAAGCTACGAGGAGGCGGGCGAGGCGATGCGCCGCGACGACGTCGCGGTGATGGGCGGCGTCGTCGCCGGACAGACGACGGACGCAGTGAGCGCAGCGCTCGCAGAGTACACGGACGCCGACCTTCTCCTCTACGCGACGAGCGTGCCGGGCGTGTTCAGCGCGGACCCGAACGAGAACCCGGACGCCGAGCACTACGAGCAGATGACCGCGAGCGAACTCGTGGACGTCATCGCGGACATCGAGATGGCCGCCGGCAGCTCCGCGCCCGTGGACCTGCTCGCGGCGAAACTCATCGAGCGCTCGGGCGTGCGCTCTATCGTCCTCGACGGCACGGACCCCGAACGCATCGTGGACGCCGTGCTGTATGGCGAGCACGACGGCACGGACATCATCCCGGACGGTACCGACGACGAGATGACGTACTGGGTCCAGGAATAGATGCACCCCGACGACGACCCCTACTTCCTCGGCGACGCGGACGGCCACGCATTCTGGGCGGACACCGTCGCCGACCGCATTCTCGAACGCGACCCCGAGGAGCCAATCGTCGTGAAGGGCGGCATCTCGCCCTCGGGCGTTCCCCACCTGGGGAACATGAACGAGATTCTGCGGGGCTACTTCGTCGCCGAGGTGCTCCGGGAGCGCGGGTACGACGTCCGGCAGCTATTCACCTCGGACGACCGCGACCCGCTCCGGAAACTCCCCCGGAAACTCGCAGACCTCGACGGCAACATCGTCGACCTGGGCGACGTGAACGCGGGCGCGCTCGGGAAGAACCTCGGCGCGCCGTACACCGACATCCCCGACCCCTTCGGCTGCTGTGACTCCTACGGCGACCACTTCTCGAACCTCATCGAGGAGTCCGCGCGCCTGCTCGGCGTCAACGTCGAGATGGTGTCGAACACCGACCTGTACGAGGACGGCGACTTCGAGGACGTCACGCGGTTCCTTCTGGCGAACCGCGAACGAGGGCGCGAGGTGCTGAGCGAGTACCAGGACAAGGTGGACGCCGACTACGTCCCGTTCAACCCCATCTGCGAGCAGTGCGGGAAGGTTACCGAGACGGTCACTGCGGTCGACGCCGAGGCCGGCACCGTCGACTACGAGTGCACGGACATGGAGGCCGGCGACCAGACCATCGAGGGCTGTGGGCACGAGGGAACGGCGACGCTACGCGACGGCAAACTTCCGTGGCGCTTCGAGTGGCCGGCGCAGTGGCAAGTCCTCGGCGTCGACTTCGAACCGTTCGGCAAGGACCACGCGGAGGGGTCGTGGCCCTCGGGGTCGGACGTCGCGCGGAACGTCCTCGGAAACGTTCCGCCGGTCCCGATGGTGTACGAGTGGTTCACGCTCAACGGCGAAGCCTTCAGTTCG encodes:
- a CDS encoding V-type ATP synthase subunit B codes for the protein MKEYQTITEISGPLVYVDIDEPIGYDEIVEIETPDGEVKRGQVLESSDDFVAIQVFEGTEGIGQDASVRFLGETLKMPVTEDLLGRVLDGSGNPIDDGPDIVPEERRDIIGAAINPHAREYPEEFIQTGVSSIDGMNTLVRGQKLPIFSASGLPHNELALQIARQATVPEEASEEVDEDDDEESSEFAVVFGAMGITAEEANEFMEDFERTGALERSVVFMNLADDPAVERTVTPRLALTTAEYLAFDKGYHVLVILTDMTNYCEALREIGAAREEVPGRRGYPGYMYTDLAELYERAGRIEGVEGSVTQIPILTMPGDDDTHPIPDLTGYITEGQIMMDRDLNSQGVQPPTDVLPSLSRLMDDGIGEGLTREDHGDVSDQLYAAYAEGEDLRDLVNIVGREALSERDNKYLDFADAFESEFVDQGFDTDRSIDDTLEAGWDLLSMLPKEELNRVDEELIEENYRESVEAEA
- a CDS encoding DUF7411 family protein; amino-acid sequence: MDLALLYSGGKDSTLAALVLERFYDVTLVTAHFGVTDAWQHARDAADAAGFDFRALELDPDVADDAVEKMRTDGYPRNGIQHVHEHALEAVAALDVDAVADGTRRDDRVPTVSRAQAQSLEDRHDVDYLSPLSGFGRGAVDRLVNAELDVEVGPSEEIPRSDYEAELRAVLADEDGEDAIRDVFPDHDQTYVHGLR
- a CDS encoding DNA-binding protein; the protein is MSENPDDERIEELRKQKMEEMKQQQGGGGEDGQAARQAQQEQAEQQKQAMLRQHLSDGARKRLNTIRMSKPEFAEKVEQQVLALAQSGRLQDQIDEEQMKSILRELKPDSQSFDIQRR
- a CDS encoding 30S ribosomal protein S19e is translated as MATLYDAPADEFIDELAAELEDRLEEPDWAQFAKTGVGRELPPKQDDFWARRAASILRKVAIDGPVGVKRLASAYGDTKDGSTRYVVSPPSSETGSRNVVRTILQQLEDEDLVMQQGSEGRIVTSDGRSLLDNTANTVIENLDRPELERYA
- a CDS encoding lysylphosphatidylglycerol synthase transmembrane domain-containing protein, with the protein product MDVDETKVAVGFVGSLLVLALLVFLVGIEDVANALALLDATTAATLAALGVGWLVAWGLSLRAVLAALGIPVSRTTAILLYASAAFANNITPFGQAGGEPFSGYIISRATDAEYESGLAAIASVDSINLVPSLAFALLGLAYYALQYTVLDRVRDIALVVVALALALPLAVYLGWRFRERVRSGLVGVLTPLFGAVSRVIPGFTAPDRDQIRTHVDGFFRAIGRVASDRRRILVAAAFSAAGWFVMCVALWLSIRGLGHSVPFAIAFVVVPVATIASITPLPGGTGGVEAAIILILVPTTGVSTATAGAAAIVFRAATYWLPTALGGLSVVALESRTAS
- the thiL gene encoding thiamine-phosphate kinase, which produces MDEQAALDIVSGFVDAAGDDAAVVDGTAFTIDMLHETTDFPPGTTRYTAGWRAVGASLSDVAAMGGDASAAVAVYGAPEFADDELAAFLDGASDVCEGVGAEYVGGDLDGHDEFTVASAAIGDVERPVGRGGASSGEKVAVTGTLGRSATAVALFDAGETERANDLFCFEPRVAAGRALAEHATAMMDSSDGLARSLHQLAAASDCGFAVEGDRVPVDESVREVTADPLDTAVTFGEDFELVVTLPADSVTAARAASPTPLSVVGEVTDSGVTLDGEPLADRGWTH
- a CDS encoding site-2 protease family protein translates to MSVQSPDGAPEPAAIDSVFQVYEVRKDGDDVLYYGDPTTDHQTLVETVWPTFRDHGYEVRVARRTGELVLVAEPHETGRDGVPWKNVALFVATVLSTLFVGTAWYYVQDPLSLDVLRALPFTVAVLGVLGTHEFGHYAMSKYHDVDASLPYFIPFPSLFGTMGAVIRMRGQMPDRDALFDIGAAGPLAGLVAAVVVTAVGLLLPPVHVPPDVVSSSSAVQVKFAYPLLLRAVAAVVGQPLSYSDPSLSVNPVVMGGWVGMFITFLNLIPVGQLDGGHILRSILGEGAERLAPLVPAALFSLGGYLWVVGDAGNAAGIWIMWGFLTTIVSYMGSARPIDEEPLDRKRVALGLLTFALGALCFMPIPIRIV
- a CDS encoding DUF7123 family protein, coding for MSATQQSSTATESQDKESRLKTFLREKAEDGELYFKSKFIADEVDLSPKEIGALMVKLSKSATDLEIEKWSYTSATTWRVQPA
- a CDS encoding molybdopterin synthase; this translates as MQLLGIVGPEADAFADALADRLADRGRVGVVRPGETDAPDWTAYVVGDGWTGVGGGRSVDDVLDELARDHDYALLVDRPEARVPQIAVGDADVDSPALRVEPADPNLDAAVELADSVERFATLQSLVADLKRSSMAEYAGAIATFTGRVRERDEEDDERTEALTFEKYDGVADDRMATIREELEARDGVLEVRLHHRVGRVEAGEDIVFVAVLAGHRREAFRTVEDGIDRLKDEVPLFKKEVTIEDEFWVHDRS
- the pyrH gene encoding UMP kinase; translated protein: MRVVISIGGSVLAPDLAHERVEDHAAAIERLSDAGCEIGAVVGGGGVAREYIHTARSLGANEIELDDIGIDVTRLNARLLIAALDGRAAPSPAKSYEEAGEAMRRDDVAVMGGVVAGQTTDAVSAALAEYTDADLLLYATSVPGVFSADPNENPDAEHYEQMTASELVDVIADIEMAAGSSAPVDLLAAKLIERSGVRSIVLDGTDPERIVDAVLYGEHDGTDIIPDGTDDEMTYWVQE
- the lysS gene encoding lysine--tRNA ligase, which codes for MHPDDDPYFLGDADGHAFWADTVADRILERDPEEPIVVKGGISPSGVPHLGNMNEILRGYFVAEVLRERGYDVRQLFTSDDRDPLRKLPRKLADLDGNIVDLGDVNAGALGKNLGAPYTDIPDPFGCCDSYGDHFSNLIEESARLLGVNVEMVSNTDLYEDGDFEDVTRFLLANRERGREVLSEYQDKVDADYVPFNPICEQCGKVTETVTAVDAEAGTVDYECTDMEAGDQTIEGCGHEGTATLRDGKLPWRFEWPAQWQVLGVDFEPFGKDHAEGSWPSGSDVARNVLGNVPPVPMVYEWFTLNGEAFSSSSGHVVLVQDVLRMLEPEVVRYFFSKDPKKARDFSIERLDQLVDEFDRFEATYFGEVDVTEDERELAERAYPLVVDDPREERIRIPFTFAAVLGMTDDPDLREQIARKEGHIPDDAPDWAVEQALARVELAREWARRTDNEFNYDLKRTELPAHDFDPATEDALDALADFIERESPDGDELQGEIYESAKRADLDVGEFFSAGYRLFFDEDQGPQLGPFLAKLDRDFVIARLRRER